The sequence TCGCCTTCGAGTATATGTTTGAGATCGCTTTTTCAGTTCCTTTTTTTCATCTTGGGAAAGCCCTTCAGCCACTTCGTCTATCTCAAGGTCAGGTGCCAGCGGATCAAACCGAGGTCTTACCACTTGTTCTGATTGCCCTATAAACATAGGGACTTTAACTCCTGACTCTTCAGGGAGAAACTTACCCAATTCAAGATTTGAGTTGGCATCGTAACCCATTGATTGCTCCTGAGGTCTTTCACTTACCCTACTTTCTAATGATCCGAAGTTTGGCGTAGAGATATTTCCCGAAAGGGAAACGCTACCAAAATCTGCGAGTTGAGCATTTACTCTGGCAAGAGCAGCCCATCCTCCATCGTTGTTGAAATCGGTAAGCCGAAGCTCATTCACCCATATTTCAGCACTTTCGGGTAATGCGTCATCTTCTGCCCAAATATTTTTTGAGGCATTGGGATTTCTGACACCGATCATAATCGACCGAACGGAGCTCAATACAGGATTTCCCTTGATGCGAATCCTTCGGTCTCCATCCATCTCTTCGTAAATTCGGTTTTGTTCAAACCCGGATTGATTTCTTGAATTCTTCGCACTTTGAAGCTTATCAAAATCAATCTTCATGTTGTTCTCTTCAGGCCAAATATTTTGAGGAGTACTCGAAGCATTGAGATCTGTAGGCTCAACGGGAATTTCGTATTCGTAATAATTCTGGTCAAAGTCGGTACCAAGTCTGACAAAGACCGAAACATCTCCAAATCCGAGTGGATTGTCTTGATTTAGGGTCTCACCATGAATAAACATTTCAAGGTTACCGTACATCCGCATGTCGATGTCGGTACTTCTAAAAGCAGAACGGGCATCACCATCTTCTAATTCGCTAACACGAAGAACCAAAGACTGCTCATTCAAACTTCGAAGATTCGCAGTACCGGCATCAATTTCTCGAGAAATTCCAGGTGGGGTGACGTAATTTAATGGCACCCTCGAACTGTTCTCTTCGATATTTACCGCGAGGATATCGAACTCAGTATTTCCCGGGGGGCCCGGAATGAACTCACCTTCACGCAACTCGTCAGAGTATCGTCTCCACTCTCCTCGAATCAATTCCAAACGGGCAAAACGAAGTACAACGGGGGTTTCGAATCCTGTGGTGATCATCCGCATAAATCGGATAGAGCGCAGATCGCGAATACCTCCGAAAGATTTTCCTTCTCTTACAGGAATTTTGAACTGGTACCAACTAACCTGTCTTCCATCAGGTGCTACTCCACTAACTACGTCGGTGATGTAGTTGTTTCCTACTTCCCAAGCTCCTGGATCTATAAGTGGATCAGGAAGATCAACCTCATATTGAAAATAAGATTCTGCTTCACCCAGAGTTAAATCTTGGTTGATATCTTCAGTGGTAGGCAATGTGGTAGCCTGAGTAGGATAATCCTCCGGACTATCTTGGGTAGTTACCGAGTTTCCTTCAAAACCGTTAAAAGCCTTGTAGCGCTCCAGAATATCTGCTTGCTCAGCATCATAGTCAGCCCCTCTGAAAAAGCGAAAATTATCGGACGATGGATCTTCATTTGCTTGAGTAATAACAGCCGGAGCAACACCAGGCAAGGCGGTGATCCGATCCAAGAATTCTTCGAAATAAACGCGCTCACCTGCATCACTAAAACCATCAAAACCAACATCCTGAGCGACGTTGGAATTGGTTGTGTTGTCAAAGGCATTCACAATACTTTGCGTCAAAGGCACTCGTGCCCAGTTTGTGGTATCTGTGAGGAGACCATTTGGATTGGCTGGATCTAAGGGCAAGCCATTCTCAAAACTCATCTGACCATCTCTGAGCACATCTTCCGACACGTTTCCGATATTAACCAACAGCTTTCCCCTAGGGTTACCTTCAGTACCCACAAAGTCGCGGTTGTCAGCGTTGTATGGATCCATTACCCAAAACTGGATAAATTCAACATTGGTCTGCTCAAAGTCCGTGGTATTGATGGCTCTCTGAACCCCGCTCCATCTGGATTCAGGATCATTCAGCTCTCCTGTCTGCGGGTCAATACCTGCGGAAAGTGCCGTAGACTCAGCATCGTAGTTGTATGGGCCCCGATCTCTGGGAAAGTAAGACATATCCAGAGTAGCAATGTTCGCAGGGGTTCCTGCGGGAAGTTCTTTGTCAGGAAAAACTTCATTTTCTGTTACTTCCCTCTGGTAGTGACGCTCATTGTTGATGTTGTCAGGTGTAATATTGTCGTTTCTAAAAAACAATGGATCCAAGATGTACCAGGCAATTTTAGCTCGGTTATACCCTAAAACGCGATCGTCGCTCAGTGACGCCTCAGGAAACAAATCGGGCTGAAGTTGAGGAATAGAAGCCAATCCCCAAGAAGCAAAATTTCGAAGATCAATTAATGAAATAGTTCCCTCAAAGTCATCGATGTAAGCATTTCCGGATTGCCCCACAGCCTTGTTATGACCTGGTATCAAGTGGGCAAATTCGACGGCAGCATCAATATTTGACGTTTCCTTTGTATTAATAAAAGGAATAGCGTCTACCATGTCCGTCAAAAACCGAGATTCGTCTTGGTACCTGGCATCAAATCCCCAAAGCGTATTATTCATCGGCTCATCGCCAATGTTTACCTTTTGGGTTAATGGTCGTTCATTGAGGTTCATAATGGTTGAACCTAAAGTGAAATTATCGTTGAAACGATAATCAAATCGGGCCCCCATCAACCTGCGCGTCTGAATACTAAACAGGGTATTGCTTTCAACCGAAATCTTAATCGGAGTCTGAGATTCAAGAAGGCCCGAGTTCAATATTTTCACTCGACCTAAGTTGTAATCTACCGTGTAATCTTGATTCTCTACCAACGGAACCCCACCTGCAGTTACCTGTACGGCGCCTTGAGGAATATTGAGCGCATTCAAGGCTATTTCATCCGACGAAGCCGAGCGGTAATTTCCTTTCAATTTGAATCGATTCAAATAGAGAAAGTTCTGCTGAGCTACAATCTTTGTAGAATCATAAAGCTGTGGATACACAACCCGTTCAATCTCAGTTTCAGGCACGCCTGCCTCTTCCAAGACTTGTCGCAGGTGTGATCCAAAAGGCTCAATTACCGGGAAGAATACCCGTCCATTTTGGGCGTTTATGGTACCACCTTCAGTCGCAGCATTATCCACGAAGTCAAAACGACCATCAGGCTGAGGGTTTCCGTTTTGATCCAACTTATCCATCTCAAAAATCTGAAGTAGCGGTATGTCTTGAACCTGTGGTTCGGGAATGACGGGAACATCAATACCTTCTTCGGGATCGTTATACCAAACATTCAGCATAAACTCCTGGCTATTCACTTGGTAAGCTCCCAGTGAATAAACGTTTCTCATCATCAAGTCCCACATTGGATTTCGAACGTCTACCACGGTCGACTTCAACATTTTGAGATAAAGAGCATCGGGGGATGTAAATCCATCGTTGGACAAATCCCCCACTTGATAAGTTCGACCATTTAAGGTGTACTGATAGGATACAGCCAGAACCTCTGCATTGTTAAGCGCTTGGTTCAAGGAGATAAATCCAAGGCGTTGATTGAACGTGAACTCATTCGGGGTAAGTTGACGTGCATTACTCAAGCGCTCAAAGTCGCGACCATTCACAAGACCCAGACCTGCAAGGGCCTGGGATGATCCAGAAAATCCGCGAATTTCAGGATTAGAAGCCATTTGGCTGTACAAGGTATTCTGACCATTGTCAGGGAAATTATTGAGGGGATTTCCCCCTACCTCAAGTGGCAATTCCGGATTGACATACTCAGGATCTTCACCTAAATCCGTAAATGCAATAACATTTCGTGTTTCCTCAACATTTGCCGTTTGGTTAACCACCCAAACTTCAATACGCGTAATCTGAACTCCTGAATTTACTACGGGTAGATTCTGAAGAGCGCGATCATAACTATCTCGGAAATACCCACTCAAGAAAAAGTGACGATTGGCTTCGTAGTTGTCAATCGTAATTTCAAAATCTTGGGTTTGAGCTCCACCTTGAACATTGATCTCCTTTTTCTGTCCTCGTTCCTGAGAGAAAAGGGTCGTTACATCCAATCGGCCAAACTTGAGCTGAGTCTTAATCCCGAAAAGACTTTGACTACCTGAGATCAACGAATTGTTGAGAGGCATACTCACATTACCCGCTTCGATCTTTTGAATAATTTCGTCTTCGTAGCCAGTGTATTCAATTTTGGTTTGGTTCTCAAAATCAAATGTCGCTTCTGTATTGTAATTGGTGCTTAGCTTAAGCTTATCCCCTATATTTCCAACTACGTTCAGCTGAATTCTCTGATCGAAGTTGAATGTTGTAATTCTCCGTTGATTTACAGGAATCTGTGGGTTCTCGTTGCTATTGATATTGGCACCGAAGGTGAGCTCAGCCGTACCTTGAGGTCTGATGTCTACTGTATTTCCACCGAAAATTCGGTCAAACGCTTTACTATTAACTTGAATGCTCGGGGCAAAAGGGTCGGGCCCCCCATCTTCGTCGCTTGCCATGGCGTCAGCTGCCTGAATTTCACTCCAATAATCCTTTACTGAATTACTATTGACGTAATCCATGTATTCGTCGAAAGTCATTACCGTTGGATTTCGGTAATCAATATTATCGCCAATGCGCTTATAGAAATAATACTGCCCCGTTTCAGGGTCGTATTCTATAACATTATTCATGTTACTCGGATCAGTAAGATTGATCCGACCATTATTGCCGAAGGGATTCACGCCATCTTCTATCGGATAAATTAAGTCCACCTCCGGAGAGTCGATGGGCATAACAGTAAGCTCAGGGAGATTTACAACCTTTCGTGTAAAGGCAGGTCCCTCGGCACTTACAGACCAAACAAACAAGATTAGCGCACCTATCGCAAATAGGCGCAATATGTTATTAAACCGCAAACTCAAAACATCGAAAAAAGCTATAAGCTCTTTAAACTTCTTTTAATCAAATCCTCAATTCCAATCGATTCATCTGCTGACTTCAGCACTTCATCGATGATTTTCTGTGCTTTCCGTCGATCAAAACCTAAGTTTTGCAGAGCCTTTAACGCCTCTGATCGTACTGTATTGCTCGAACCGTTAAAATTTTCAAAATTCACCTCTAGAGAACCCAATTTATCCTTGAGATCGACAATAATTCTCTGAGCAGATTTGGCCCCTATTCCCTTCACCTTTTTCAAAGCATTCACATCTTCCGCAAAAATTGCTTCCTGCAATTCTTGCGGCTGCATAGCAGACAATGCCGCAATAGCAGAAGCCGGACCTATTCCCGAAACGGAAATGAGATGTCTAAACATGATTCTTTCAGCATCTTCAAAAAACCCATATAGCACATGTGCATCTTCGCGTACAGCCAAATGCATGAAAACCTGTACTTCTTTTTGTTTGCCTAAAGCCTCAAAAGTGCTGAGGCTATGCTGAAAAACATAACCAATACCACTTGTTTCAATAACGGAATAAGAAGGGTTTCTAAAGGTAATGTGACCTTTTATGTACTCGTACATCGGTGGGTGATAGTGCGTTTATTCAAACAGAATCGGCTAGATTAGTAAACCGTAATTTTCAAAGGAGCGTAAAAGTATAAATACCTAACCGTAAAAAAAGCCCATGGACAAGAAAAAGCTAGTTGTATTTTCAGGAGCAGGAATGAGTGCCGAAAGTGGTATTGACACTTTCAGGGATCACGGAGGGCTCTGGGAAAACCATAAAATCGAGGAAGTTGCTACTCCTGAAGCTTTTAGAAACAATCCGAAAAAGGTTCTGGATTTTTACAATATGCGCTTTGAGCAGCTCAAGTCCGTGAAACCAAATGAAGCTCATTTAGCCATCGCTCAACTCGAAATTGAAGAGATATATAATGTAAAAGTTGTCACTCAGAATGTGGACGACCTTCACGAAAGAGCAGGCAGTAAAACAGTATATCATCTTCATGGCGAGCTGACAAAATGTAAAAGTTCAGGAGACGAGAGTTATGTTACCGAAATGCCCAGTGGTGGTCTACAAGTTGGCGACCTTTGTCCGTCCGGCTTTCAACTAAGGCCAAACATTGTGTGGTTCGGAGAAATGGTAACAGCTATGGATAAGGCAGTTGAAATCGTAACAAAAGCTGATGTTTTGGTGGTAATCGGTACCTCTTTAAATGTTTATCCCGCTGCAGGTTTGGCCCATATGGCTCCAACCCACGCACAGGTATTTTTAATAGACCCCGGATATTTCGATCATTTGGATCCGAAAATAAAGCACATAAAAAAGCCCGCAACAGCGGGCTTTAAAGACCTTATCTCAATTTTATTGAACCGATAAAACGTTCGTTGATATTTGAACGTTTGCATCATTCCACATTCTAACGATGTAGTTGCCCGTCCCAAGACCGTCAACATTAATGGATCCTTGACCGAAGGATTGAACTTCTTTAACGAGCTTACCTGCGATGTTGTAAATCTCAATTCGCTCCACCTTGTCTGCTCCGTCTATAAAGAATTCCGAAACGACCGGATTCGGATAGATTTTCAAAGCATTGTTGATGGCTACGGGAGCAGAGAGTGCCTGATTGAAATAGTAAGTGGCGCTATCCGTGTCCTCAGAGTCATTTACATTGGTAACTGTTACGATAACAATCGCTCCTCCTTCGAACCCACTGGGATAAACATGTACGTCCAAAGTACCTTCTTGTCCGGATTCCAAATTAAAGGTTGCATCATTTACAACAGGGCCGTGGCACAAATTTACATCGCACACCGCTGTAAACCATTCAGGTGTTATATCTACAATTTCACGCGTCCAAATATATGACTGCGACTCAGATGACTGATTGATTACTAAAGCATTTGCTACAACATCTGATTGCTGATCGGTAATACCTTCTACAGCAATTTCATTTGGCTCTATCACTGTTTGAGCATAAGTTGAAGCTCCAATAAGAAGCCCAACGACTATGGCGTAAAGTTTTTTCATTGACTTGATTTTGACCAAAAGTACAGATTTACAACGGTCAGGACAATTTAATCAGCTTAGGTGAAAATCGTAG comes from Cryomorphaceae bacterium 1068 and encodes:
- the sprA gene encoding cell surface protein SprA, encoding MRLFAIGALILFVWSVSAEGPAFTRKVVNLPELTVMPIDSPEVDLIYPIEDGVNPFGNNGRINLTDPSNMNNVIEYDPETGQYYFYKRIGDNIDYRNPTVMTFDEYMDYVNSNSVKDYWSEIQAADAMASDEDGGPDPFAPSIQVNSKAFDRIFGGNTVDIRPQGTAELTFGANINSNENPQIPVNQRRITTFNFDQRIQLNVVGNIGDKLKLSTNYNTEATFDFENQTKIEYTGYEDEIIQKIEAGNVSMPLNNSLISGSQSLFGIKTQLKFGRLDVTTLFSQERGQKKEINVQGGAQTQDFEITIDNYEANRHFFLSGYFRDSYDRALQNLPVVNSGVQITRIEVWVVNQTANVEETRNVIAFTDLGEDPEYVNPELPLEVGGNPLNNFPDNGQNTLYSQMASNPEIRGFSGSSQALAGLGLVNGRDFERLSNARQLTPNEFTFNQRLGFISLNQALNNAEVLAVSYQYTLNGRTYQVGDLSNDGFTSPDALYLKMLKSTVVDVRNPMWDLMMRNVYSLGAYQVNSQEFMLNVWYNDPEEGIDVPVIPEPQVQDIPLLQIFEMDKLDQNGNPQPDGRFDFVDNAATEGGTINAQNGRVFFPVIEPFGSHLRQVLEEAGVPETEIERVVYPQLYDSTKIVAQQNFLYLNRFKLKGNYRSASSDEIALNALNIPQGAVQVTAGGVPLVENQDYTVDYNLGRVKILNSGLLESQTPIKISVESNTLFSIQTRRLMGARFDYRFNDNFTLGSTIMNLNERPLTQKVNIGDEPMNNTLWGFDARYQDESRFLTDMVDAIPFINTKETSNIDAAVEFAHLIPGHNKAVGQSGNAYIDDFEGTISLIDLRNFASWGLASIPQLQPDLFPEASLSDDRVLGYNRAKIAWYILDPLFFRNDNITPDNINNERHYQREVTENEVFPDKELPAGTPANIATLDMSYFPRDRGPYNYDAESTALSAGIDPQTGELNDPESRWSGVQRAINTTDFEQTNVEFIQFWVMDPYNADNRDFVGTEGNPRGKLLVNIGNVSEDVLRDGQMSFENGLPLDPANPNGLLTDTTNWARVPLTQSIVNAFDNTTNSNVAQDVGFDGFSDAGERVYFEEFLDRITALPGVAPAVITQANEDPSSDNFRFFRGADYDAEQADILERYKAFNGFEGNSVTTQDSPEDYPTQATTLPTTEDINQDLTLGEAESYFQYEVDLPDPLIDPGAWEVGNNYITDVVSGVAPDGRQVSWYQFKIPVREGKSFGGIRDLRSIRFMRMITTGFETPVVLRFARLELIRGEWRRYSDELREGEFIPGPPGNTEFDILAVNIEENSSRVPLNYVTPPGISREIDAGTANLRSLNEQSLVLRVSELEDGDARSAFRSTDIDMRMYGNLEMFIHGETLNQDNPLGFGDVSVFVRLGTDFDQNYYEYEIPVEPTDLNASSTPQNIWPEENNMKIDFDKLQSAKNSRNQSGFEQNRIYEEMDGDRRIRIKGNPVLSSVRSIMIGVRNPNASKNIWAEDDALPESAEIWVNELRLTDFNNDGGWAALARVNAQLADFGSVSLSGNISTPNFGSLESRVSERPQEQSMGYDANSNLELGKFLPEESGVKVPMFIGQSEQVVRPRFDPLAPDLEIDEVAEGLSQDEKKELKKRSQTYTRRRSINFTNVRKERTNPDKKPQVYDIENFNATFAYSDRKFYDINTAFDNQRQFRIGLGYNYSAKPKNIKPFATSKFLRKSDYLALIRDFNFTLIPKSFSFRSEINRTYSEQQFKNNSDVFNFEQPILYTKTFNWNRIYDVQHDLTQSIRLTYSANNLSFIDEPQGRVDKGERESYNQYRDTIWRSITSFGDNVTFNQNFSANYRVPINKIPILDWVTTDLRYSGSYNWQRAPFSQDTLGNVIQNSRNISINGQLNFLSLYNKIDYFKNVNRKFQRQGRGGGRSLSRGSSRNEAEKEKKDGEEEEPEKKEKDENTITVLDYFAKLLMSVKNLSVVYSQNEGTMLPGYNRTSNIIGMDPGFNAPGVDFVFGHQIDNFNQQAALKGWLVENEFINQQYLQTYTEDFNLRLNLEPLPNLRIELTAQRSRSDNDGSFFRYNPDLQQYLEESQFKTGSFSTTLNAWSTLWTKDVNNLSPVFQTFLDIRPEISNRLARETGFSEPNSGLEGAYADGFGPSSQQVVIAAFVAAYTGQDAQSVNFFVSDYSLWDAIRNPNWSVNYDGLSKIPALKKIFRTVNISHAYRSTFSISNFTTNLAAGTNSDGTPARDNSIEENFIAENQINAITISEQLSPLIRIDMTWQNSLITNFEINKNRVLAFSTTNFQLTENRSDEIVLGLGYRFPDVEIKLAGKKRKSDLNVRFDLSIRDTEVIARRMQEGTNQITSGQNLISIKTAIDYVISDRLNIRAFYDHQINKPKVSISFPTSNINTGVSLRFTLTQ
- the ruvA gene encoding Holliday junction branch migration protein RuvA yields the protein MYEYIKGHITFRNPSYSVIETSGIGYVFQHSLSTFEALGKQKEVQVFMHLAVREDAHVLYGFFEDAERIMFRHLISVSGIGPASAIAALSAMQPQELQEAIFAEDVNALKKVKGIGAKSAQRIIVDLKDKLGSLEVNFENFNGSSNTVRSEALKALQNLGFDRRKAQKIIDEVLKSADESIGIEDLIKRSLKSL
- a CDS encoding NAD-dependent deacylase yields the protein MDKKKLVVFSGAGMSAESGIDTFRDHGGLWENHKIEEVATPEAFRNNPKKVLDFYNMRFEQLKSVKPNEAHLAIAQLEIEEIYNVKVVTQNVDDLHERAGSKTVYHLHGELTKCKSSGDESYVTEMPSGGLQVGDLCPSGFQLRPNIVWFGEMVTAMDKAVEIVTKADVLVVIGTSLNVYPAAGLAHMAPTHAQVFLIDPGYFDHLDPKIKHIKKPATAGFKDLISILLNR
- a CDS encoding T9SS type A sorting domain-containing protein gives rise to the protein MKKLYAIVVGLLIGASTYAQTVIEPNEIAVEGITDQQSDVVANALVINQSSESQSYIWTREIVDITPEWFTAVCDVNLCHGPVVNDATFNLESGQEGTLDVHVYPSGFEGGAIVIVTVTNVNDSEDTDSATYYFNQALSAPVAINNALKIYPNPVVSEFFIDGADKVERIEIYNIAGKLVKEVQSFGQGSINVDGLGTGNYIVRMWNDANVQISTNVLSVQ